From a single Nostoc edaphicum CCNP1411 genomic region:
- a CDS encoding protein rep — protein sequence MSAQASDSNFIAFNISSQDKFQQNQNVQTLTEVSPIGKIWDKHRANTDKVLHYYAKADEDYFQQYAWRMRICSELLEFQLVPDESESILKLKLLDARFCRVRHCPICQWRRSLMWKARAYKILPQVVTDYPKHRWLFLTLTVKNCQIEELRENLDSINKAFKRFTELKAWPGKGWVKSIEVTKGRDGVSAHPHLHILAMVPPSYFSHGYLSHTKWIALWQQCLRIDYQPIIHTSAIAKHHNPSLLIPEILKYQVKESDLVGDREWFLELTRQLHRSRAIAVGGILRQYIGLVFDL from the coding sequence GTGTCTGCTCAAGCCTCAGACAGTAACTTTATTGCTTTTAATATATCGTCTCAAGATAAGTTCCAACAAAATCAAAATGTACAGACTTTAACCGAAGTTTCACCCATAGGTAAAATTTGGGATAAACACAGAGCTAATACTGATAAAGTATTACATTATTACGCCAAAGCAGACGAAGATTATTTTCAGCAATATGCTTGGCGGATGAGAATATGTTCCGAATTGCTGGAATTTCAATTAGTGCCAGACGAATCAGAAAGTATTCTCAAGTTAAAGCTATTGGATGCCCGATTCTGTAGGGTTCGTCACTGTCCGATTTGTCAGTGGCGGCGATCGCTTATGTGGAAAGCAAGAGCTTACAAAATTCTCCCACAGGTTGTAACTGATTACCCCAAGCATCGTTGGCTATTTCTCACCTTGACTGTAAAGAATTGCCAGATTGAGGAACTCAGGGAAAACTTGGATTCCATAAATAAAGCTTTTAAGCGATTCACTGAATTGAAAGCATGGCCTGGGAAAGGCTGGGTAAAGTCCATAGAAGTGACTAAAGGTAGAGATGGAGTCTCAGCACATCCGCATTTACATATTTTGGCAATGGTGCCGCCTTCGTATTTCAGTCATGGCTATCTTTCTCATACCAAATGGATAGCCTTATGGCAGCAGTGCTTACGGATTGATTACCAGCCAATTATTCATACTAGCGCAATTGCAAAGCATCATAACCCATCACTACTCATCCCAGAAATTCTCAAGTATCAGGTGAAAGAGTCAGATTTAGTGGGTGATAGAGAATGGTTTTTAGAGTTAACCCGTCAACTGCATAGAAGTAGAGCGATCGCTGTTGGGGGTATACTCAGGCAGTATATAGGACTAGTATTTGATTTATGA
- a CDS encoding NAD(+) kinase has protein sequence MPKAGIIYNDVKPIAGRVAIELKDKLTAAGWNVCITSSIGGILGYSTPESSVCHTPIDGLTPPGFDSDMKFAVVLGGDGTVLAASRQVAPCGIPLLTVNTGHMGFLTETFLNQLPQALEQAMAGEYEIEERAMLTVKVFRGDSVLWEALCLNEMVLHREPLTSMCHFEIAIGRHAPVDIAADGVIVSTPTGSTAYSLSAGGPVVTPGVPVLQLVPICPHSLASRALVFPDTDSVNIYPVNIPRLVMVVDGNGGCYILPEDRVYMERSQYSARFIRLQPPEFFRILREKLGWGLPHIAKPTSVELP, from the coding sequence GTGCCGAAAGCAGGCATTATCTACAATGACGTTAAACCGATAGCGGGCCGTGTCGCTATCGAGTTGAAAGACAAGCTAACCGCAGCCGGTTGGAATGTATGTATCACATCGAGTATCGGTGGAATACTGGGCTACTCTACACCTGAGAGTTCTGTATGCCACACGCCCATTGATGGTCTAACCCCCCCTGGTTTTGACTCAGATATGAAGTTTGCAGTGGTGTTAGGGGGGGACGGCACTGTTTTAGCAGCGTCTCGTCAAGTAGCCCCCTGTGGTATTCCACTGCTAACAGTGAATACCGGCCACATGGGATTTTTGACAGAAACTTTCCTGAATCAATTGCCCCAAGCATTAGAACAGGCGATGGCGGGTGAATATGAAATTGAAGAACGAGCTATGCTCACCGTCAAAGTGTTTCGGGGAGATTCAGTACTATGGGAAGCTCTCTGCTTAAATGAAATGGTACTGCATCGGGAACCCTTGACCTCTATGTGCCATTTTGAAATCGCCATAGGGCGTCATGCGCCAGTAGATATTGCGGCGGATGGTGTGATTGTTTCTACACCTACTGGTTCTACAGCTTACTCATTGAGTGCTGGTGGCCCAGTCGTGACTCCTGGCGTACCTGTTTTACAGCTAGTACCCATTTGTCCCCATTCTCTAGCTTCGAGAGCATTGGTATTTCCGGATACCGATTCGGTCAACATCTACCCAGTCAATATTCCTCGACTGGTGATGGTAGTAGATGGCAATGGCGGGTGTTATATCCTACCAGAAGATCGAGTATATATGGAGCGATCGCAATATAGTGCCAGATTTATTCGCCTGCAACCGCCTGAGTTTTTCCGAATTTTACGAGAAAAATTAGGTTGGGGTCTGCCACATATCGCTAAACCAACTTCGGTAGAATTGCCGTAG
- a CDS encoding DUF2949 domain-containing protein, giving the protein MTIHSAQGGEIQMSPSKYSRLMHFLQEDLAISTASLAVVLRHREQDPGPLAMILWQYGLITLEQLEQIYDWLETA; this is encoded by the coding sequence ATGACAATACATTCTGCACAAGGAGGTGAGATACAAATGTCACCATCAAAATATTCTCGACTGATGCATTTTTTACAAGAAGATTTGGCCATTTCCACAGCCTCACTGGCGGTGGTGCTTCGACATCGTGAGCAAGACCCAGGCCCTTTAGCAATGATTCTTTGGCAGTATGGGTTGATTACTTTAGAGCAGTTAGAACAAATTTATGATTGGCTGGAGACGGCATAA
- the nblR gene encoding response regulator transcription factor NblR codes for MTVASSPCVLVIETDESLANQLACDLQEAGYESILAHDATSGLQHCRDRQPALIVLDRMLAGESGLSLCKNMRSTGMRSPVLILMARDTVDDRVACLEAGADDYILKPYRSEDFLKLIRLYLKPDVDTTEQLRFGDLILDIATRRAIHSGRAIDLTMKEFELLKFLMEHPREVLTREQILENVWGYDFLGESNVIEVYIRYLRLKIEDEGQKRLIQTVRGVGYVLRES; via the coding sequence ATGACAGTTGCTTCAAGTCCCTGTGTTTTGGTGATTGAAACCGATGAGAGCCTAGCAAATCAGCTTGCTTGCGATTTGCAAGAAGCCGGCTATGAATCAATTTTGGCTCATGATGCGACCAGTGGATTACAACACTGTCGCGATCGCCAACCTGCTTTAATCGTCTTAGACCGGATGCTAGCAGGAGAATCAGGACTCTCGTTGTGTAAAAATATGAGAAGCACTGGTATGCGATCGCCTGTATTGATTTTAATGGCAAGGGATACAGTCGATGATCGTGTAGCCTGTCTAGAAGCTGGAGCGGATGATTACATCCTCAAACCTTACCGTTCAGAAGACTTTTTGAAGTTAATTCGCCTCTACTTAAAACCCGATGTGGATACCACGGAGCAATTGCGCTTTGGGGATCTAATTTTAGACATCGCAACTCGCCGTGCTATACATAGCGGACGGGCAATTGACTTGACAATGAAGGAATTTGAACTATTAAAATTCTTAATGGAACATCCCCGTGAGGTGTTAACCCGCGAACAAATTTTAGAAAATGTTTGGGGTTATGACTTTCTGGGTGAGTCGAATGTAATTGAAGTGTACATCCGCTACTTGCGCCTAAAAATTGAAGATGAAGGTCAAAAGCGCCTCATTCAGACAGTCCGCGGCGTAGGGTATGTTTTAAGAGAATCCTAA
- a CDS encoding NACHT domain-containing protein yields the protein MISQGLRASPEGIRAAKTALTDKTWSQHKLATALGITRQPVSKFFAGESVSRSCFVQICQQLGLSWQKVASLPEDVAFDATPKAQFKGADIDTLVREVRQKRQDKIQDQCNTMQMLDISQTVQLMDIYTNINVLEKITSLEWREISDLLKDFKSESNFNQLGGYKRQRRLPGLEAVLQHSKLIVLGKPGSGKTTFLQYLAIECNKGEFQPNRIATFIRLKEFAEDAKSDSQFNILNYISEEFLSCGIEKESTKILLTEGKLLILLDGLDQVPAEKADKVTVEIRRFTQSFYKNKFVISSRIAAQKYRFQGFTEVEVADFDQEQVEVFVKKWFVAVALNSREDGEAIGNLFINQLHLPENQHIRELAVTPILLHWICIVFQIKDGFTLNPAKLYEQALNILMFRWDEIRDVKRDRVGCNLTPLSKKKLLCKLAFITFEQEDYFFEKEKVLQLIADYLDTLEGINLEGTQLQLDREAVLKAIEVQDGLLVQRAQEIYSFSHLTLQKYFTARKIVEISQVQSWNSLVSHMTEKHWQEVFLLTVSMLSNSDEILQIMKQKIDLLMASDERLQYFLTWLRQKSSSISTNYKAAAVRAFYLVCVEQSSCNRPRAFVYTSGYDLEYALVGNIAFDPELALDEFLFSTVACVSELDFAFKHSLNDALDHVHALAIAFDKAVDLVIDPKLKQVLQKLKKQLPPIDSNLDKFKDWWEAKGKMWGEQLRNILIKYRNIGYYWQFNEQQKELLQQYYDVNKLLVDCLNSAAYVSPRVWQEIEETLLLAIADIERVRNLYINS from the coding sequence ATGATAAGCCAAGGACTGAGAGCATCACCAGAAGGTATAAGGGCAGCAAAAACAGCTTTAACAGACAAAACTTGGAGTCAGCATAAATTAGCAACAGCTTTAGGAATTACACGTCAACCAGTTTCCAAATTTTTTGCAGGTGAGTCGGTTTCTCGCTCTTGTTTTGTCCAAATTTGTCAACAGCTAGGATTATCTTGGCAAAAAGTAGCTAGCTTACCTGAAGATGTCGCATTTGATGCAACTCCTAAAGCGCAATTCAAAGGTGCTGACATCGATACATTGGTGCGGGAAGTGCGCCAAAAGCGCCAAGACAAAATTCAAGACCAGTGCAATACCATGCAAATGTTGGACATTTCCCAGACTGTCCAACTGATGGATATTTACACCAATATTAATGTCTTAGAGAAGATAACTAGCCTGGAATGGCGAGAAATTTCTGACCTGTTGAAAGACTTCAAATCTGAATCGAACTTTAATCAACTTGGAGGATATAAACGTCAGAGACGATTACCAGGCTTAGAGGCGGTATTGCAACACTCAAAACTAATAGTGCTGGGTAAACCAGGGTCAGGTAAAACCACATTTTTACAATATCTCGCAATTGAGTGTAACAAAGGCGAGTTTCAGCCAAACCGCATCGCAACTTTTATTAGGCTGAAAGAATTTGCTGAAGATGCTAAAAGTGATAGCCAATTCAATATATTGAACTACATCAGCGAAGAATTTCTGAGTTGCGGTATTGAAAAAGAATCAACTAAAATTCTGCTGACTGAGGGCAAACTACTGATTTTGCTAGATGGATTAGATCAAGTACCAGCAGAAAAGGCAGATAAAGTCACAGTAGAAATTCGTAGATTTACCCAGAGTTTTTACAAAAATAAGTTTGTTATTAGCAGTCGGATTGCTGCCCAGAAATATAGATTTCAGGGATTTACTGAAGTTGAGGTGGCAGACTTTGACCAAGAGCAAGTGGAAGTTTTTGTCAAAAAATGGTTTGTTGCAGTTGCTCTTAATTCTAGAGAAGATGGGGAAGCCATAGGAAATTTATTTATTAATCAGCTACATCTACCAGAAAATCAGCATATCCGAGAATTAGCGGTCACTCCAATACTGTTGCATTGGATTTGCATAGTGTTCCAAATAAAAGATGGATTCACCTTAAATCCAGCCAAGTTATATGAGCAAGCGCTGAATATTTTAATGTTCAGATGGGATGAGATTAGAGATGTCAAACGCGATCGCGTTGGTTGTAATTTGACTCCATTAAGTAAAAAAAAGCTCCTTTGTAAACTTGCATTTATAACTTTTGAGCAAGAAGATTACTTCTTTGAAAAGGAAAAAGTTTTGCAACTTATTGCTGACTATCTGGATACATTAGAAGGAATTAACTTAGAAGGAACTCAATTGCAGCTAGATCGAGAAGCAGTTTTGAAGGCAATTGAAGTACAAGATGGGTTATTAGTGCAAAGGGCACAAGAAATTTACTCTTTTTCTCATTTGACGCTCCAAAAGTATTTCACAGCTAGAAAAATTGTTGAGATTTCCCAAGTCCAATCTTGGAACAGTCTGGTTAGTCACATGACCGAAAAGCACTGGCAAGAAGTATTTTTACTAACTGTTAGTATGTTGTCGAATTCTGATGAAATACTACAGATAATGAAACAAAAAATTGATTTATTAATGGCTAGCGACGAGAGATTACAATATTTTTTAACCTGGCTGCGTCAAAAATCTAGTTCAATCTCTACTAATTACAAAGCAGCAGCCGTTCGTGCTTTTTACCTCGTTTGCGTTGAACAAAGCTCTTGCAATAGACCTCGCGCCTTTGTCTATACTTCTGGTTATGATCTTGAGTACGCCCTTGTTGGTAACATAGCTTTTGACCCTGAGCTTGCTCTTGATGAGTTTCTGTTTAGTACTGTTGCCTGTGTTAGCGAACTTGATTTTGCTTTTAAGCATAGTCTCAACGATGCCCTTGATCATGTTCATGCCCTCGCCATTGCCTTTGATAAAGCTGTTGACCTTGTTATTGATCCTAAATTGAAGCAAGTCTTACAAAAACTGAAGAAACAACTGCCACCCATAGACAGCAATCTAGATAAATTTAAGGATTGGTGGGAAGCTAAGGGTAAAATGTGGGGTGAACAATTAAGAAATATACTGATTAAATATCGCAATATTGGTTATTATTGGCAGTTTAATGAACAGCAAAAAGAATTACTTCAGCAATATTACGATGTCAATAAGTTGCTGGTAGATTGTCTCAATAGCGCCGCTTATGTAAGTCCAAGAGTATGGCAGGAAATTGAGGAGACATTATTATTAGCGATCGCTGATATTGAAAGGGTACGCAATTTATATATTAATAGCTGA
- a CDS encoding response regulator transcription factor translates to MVTVPTTTPKILIVDDDFGVRNLVYRFLSRKYQIESAADGKTALSLFEQFNPALVILDWNLPDVTGYNLCQEMQSRTNVLVLILTSRTDEADKIRILSAGADDFMTKPFSLAEVEVRVEALLRRIRYINPSPTQRIVFKQLAINPEGREVTLNDKPLALTALEFNILHFLASHPNQAWSRPQLIQKIWGCDYIGDGRVVDVHIGQLRKKMEVDTSVPEFIKTVRGYGYKFEAPDEITNS, encoded by the coding sequence ATGGTTACAGTTCCCACTACTACTCCTAAAATTCTGATCGTCGATGACGATTTCGGTGTGCGAAATCTCGTCTATCGTTTTTTAAGTCGAAAATATCAAATAGAGTCGGCAGCAGATGGTAAAACTGCCTTATCGTTGTTTGAGCAATTTAATCCAGCTTTAGTAATTCTGGATTGGAATTTGCCGGATGTTACTGGTTATAACCTCTGCCAAGAAATGCAGAGTCGTACTAATGTTTTAGTGCTGATACTGACTAGTAGGACTGACGAGGCTGATAAAATTAGAATCTTAAGCGCAGGTGCTGATGATTTCATGACTAAACCATTTAGTCTTGCAGAGGTTGAAGTTAGAGTAGAAGCTCTTTTGAGGCGGATACGCTACATCAACCCCTCCCCAACACAACGGATAGTTTTCAAGCAGCTAGCAATTAATCCAGAAGGTCGGGAGGTAACACTTAACGATAAACCTCTCGCCTTAACAGCCCTGGAATTTAATATCTTACATTTTTTGGCAAGTCATCCGAATCAGGCTTGGAGTCGCCCACAGCTAATCCAAAAAATCTGGGGTTGCGACTACATAGGAGATGGACGGGTAGTTGATGTCCATATTGGTCAGTTGCGTAAGAAAATGGAAGTCGATACCAGCGTACCGGAGTTTATTAAAACTGTGCGGGGCTATGGTTATAAGTTTGAAGCGCCCGATGAGATTACTAATTCGTAA
- a CDS encoding DUF5615 family PIN-like protein: MARFYADEQFPFPVVELLRALGHDVLTVQEAENAGQRITDEEVLAFAISQKRSILTINRDDFIRLHRRDSNHFGIIACTNHRNWEKFAARIDEAVTAGEPLQGKLIRVVRQVN, translated from the coding sequence ATGGCACGATTCTACGCAGATGAGCAGTTTCCGTTCCCAGTTGTGGAATTATTACGCGCTTTGGGACATGATGTTTTGACAGTTCAAGAAGCAGAAAATGCAGGTCAACGTATAACCGATGAGGAAGTGCTAGCATTTGCTATAAGTCAAAAACGCTCGATATTAACTATCAACAGAGATGATTTTATCCGTTTGCATCGTCGTGATTCTAACCACTTCGGTATTATTGCTTGCACGAACCATCGTAATTGGGAAAAGTTTGCAGCACGGATAGATGAGGCTGTGACAGCAGGAGAACCTTTGCAAGGAAAACTAATTCGTGTGGTACGTCAAGTCAATTAA
- a CDS encoding SDR family oxidoreductase, which produces MTLLIVGATGTLGRQVARRAIDEGYKVRCLVRSSKKAAFLKEWGAELVPGNLRYPDTLAEALVGVTQVIDASTSRPTDSLSIKQVDWDGKVALIQAAKAAGVERFIFFSILDADKYPEVPLMEIKRCTELFLAESGLNYTILRLAGFMQGLIGQYGIPILEAQPVWVTGNSSPIAYMDTQDIAKFAIRALSVPETENQAFPVVGTRAWSAEEIINLCERLSGKDARITRMPINLLRAVRGLMRFFQWGWNVADRLAFTEVLASGKQLNASMDEVYTVFGLDAQQTTTLESYLQEYFSRIMKKLKEVDYQKNKNKKQKPKKTPFKQSSKANSQ; this is translated from the coding sequence ATGACATTATTAATCGTCGGTGCCACTGGCACCTTAGGAAGACAAGTGGCTCGTCGGGCAATCGATGAGGGATATAAAGTACGCTGTCTTGTTCGCAGCAGTAAAAAAGCAGCTTTTCTCAAAGAATGGGGTGCAGAACTCGTACCCGGAAATTTGCGTTACCCCGATACCCTTGCGGAAGCTTTAGTTGGCGTAACCCAAGTTATTGATGCGTCAACATCCCGCCCTACAGATTCACTGAGTATCAAACAAGTGGATTGGGACGGCAAAGTAGCATTGATTCAAGCAGCAAAAGCAGCGGGTGTAGAGCGTTTTATCTTCTTTTCGATTTTAGATGCTGATAAATACCCAGAAGTGCCGTTAATGGAAATTAAGCGGTGTACAGAACTCTTCCTGGCTGAGTCAGGTTTAAATTACACCATCTTGCGGCTAGCTGGGTTTATGCAAGGGTTAATTGGCCAGTATGGGATTCCTATTTTAGAAGCACAGCCAGTTTGGGTAACAGGTAATTCTTCTCCCATCGCCTATATGGACACTCAGGACATTGCTAAGTTTGCAATCCGAGCATTGAGTGTACCAGAAACCGAAAACCAAGCTTTTCCTGTAGTCGGTACTCGTGCATGGAGTGCAGAAGAAATCATCAACCTGTGCGAACGCTTATCTGGAAAAGACGCCAGAATAACGCGGATGCCAATAAACTTGCTGCGTGCTGTGCGGGGCTTAATGCGGTTCTTTCAGTGGGGATGGAACGTAGCTGACAGGCTAGCGTTTACAGAAGTATTAGCTAGTGGTAAACAGTTAAATGCTTCAATGGATGAAGTATATACAGTTTTTGGTTTAGATGCACAACAAACCACAACCCTAGAAAGCTATCTACAAGAGTACTTCAGCCGAATCATGAAGAAGCTCAAAGAGGTAGACTACCAGAAAAATAAAAATAAAAAGCAGAAACCTAAAAAAACTCCCTTTAAACAGTCTTCAAAAGCCAATAGTCAATAG
- a CDS encoding pyridoxal-phosphate-dependent aminotransferase family protein, with protein MNDKLMLMIPGPTPVPEAALLALAKHPIGHRTSEFSNILAEVTENLKWLHQTQSDVLTLNVSGTGAVEAGIINFLSPGDRILVGSNGKFGERWVEVGQAYGLNVEEVKVEWGKPLDPAVFAEKLQADTQKQIKAVIITHSETSTGVLNDLETINRHVKEHGEALIIVDAVTSLGAFNLPVDAWGLDIVASGSQKGYMIPPGLGFVSVSPKAWEAYKTAKLPKYYLDLGKYRKATAKNTTPFTPPVNLIVALHTTLRMMKEEGLESIFARHERLKNATRAAIQGLNLPLFAADSSASPAITAVAPQGIEPDKIRSLMKKRFDIALAGGQDHLSNKIFRIGHLGFVSDRDILSCIASLEVTLSELGYEDFTPGSGVAAAVRVFTQ; from the coding sequence ATGAACGATAAGCTGATGCTGATGATTCCTGGCCCAACCCCGGTGCCAGAAGCTGCCTTACTGGCATTAGCCAAGCATCCGATTGGGCATCGTACCAGTGAATTTAGCAACATATTGGCAGAGGTGACGGAAAACCTCAAATGGCTGCACCAAACTCAAAGTGATGTATTGACGCTGAATGTCAGTGGTACTGGTGCTGTAGAAGCTGGAATAATTAATTTCCTCTCTCCAGGCGATCGCATTTTAGTTGGCTCTAATGGTAAATTTGGTGAACGCTGGGTAGAAGTTGGTCAAGCCTACGGTTTGAATGTAGAAGAAGTTAAGGTGGAATGGGGAAAACCCTTAGACCCCGCAGTATTTGCTGAAAAACTCCAAGCAGATACCCAAAAGCAAATTAAAGCCGTAATTATTACCCACAGCGAAACATCAACAGGTGTGTTGAATGACCTAGAAACTATCAACCGCCACGTCAAAGAACACGGTGAAGCTTTAATTATCGTTGATGCTGTAACCAGCTTGGGTGCGTTCAATCTACCCGTGGATGCTTGGGGTTTGGATATAGTCGCCTCCGGTTCCCAAAAAGGTTATATGATTCCGCCGGGATTGGGTTTTGTCTCTGTTAGTCCCAAGGCTTGGGAAGCTTACAAAACTGCGAAGTTACCAAAATATTATTTGGACTTAGGCAAATATCGTAAAGCCACAGCCAAAAATACAACCCCATTTACTCCGCCTGTGAACTTGATTGTAGCGTTACACACCACGTTGCGAATGATGAAAGAGGAAGGCTTGGAGTCAATATTTGCTCGACATGAACGGCTGAAAAATGCTACCCGCGCCGCCATTCAAGGGTTAAACTTACCCCTGTTTGCAGCAGATAGTTCCGCTAGTCCAGCGATTACGGCTGTAGCACCACAAGGAATTGAACCTGATAAGATTCGGTCATTGATGAAAAAACGCTTTGATATCGCCCTAGCAGGTGGTCAAGACCATTTGAGCAACAAAATTTTTCGCATTGGTCACTTGGGTTTTGTGAGCGATCGCGATATCTTAAGCTGTATAGCATCCTTAGAAGTTACCCTCTCAGAACTTGGTTACGAAGACTTTACCCCTGGTTCTGGTGTAGCAGCAGCAGTTAGAGTGTTTACACAATAG
- a CDS encoding DUF192 domain-containing protein, which yields MSRRLSLLSILLSIFLMGCSMPTTAKPPSLTSGSQTPAPENLGQTLPISAKAIVPNGTTIKLEVAQTPEQQAMGLMYRPALPDDRGMLFGFPSAQPVSFWMKNVPVPLDMVFLQNGVVKYIQASAPPCTSQPCPTYGPNTPIDKVIELRSGRAAELNLKVGDTVKIEF from the coding sequence ATGAGTCGTCGGCTAAGTTTGCTCTCGATATTGCTGAGTATTTTTCTGATGGGCTGTTCCATGCCAACAACAGCTAAACCTCCCAGTCTCACCTCTGGTTCTCAAACTCCAGCACCAGAAAATTTAGGTCAAACACTACCAATTTCGGCTAAAGCCATTGTTCCTAATGGTACAACAATTAAATTAGAGGTGGCGCAGACCCCAGAACAGCAAGCGATGGGCTTGATGTATCGACCAGCTTTGCCAGATGACCGAGGGATGCTGTTTGGATTCCCTTCAGCACAGCCAGTAAGTTTTTGGATGAAGAATGTACCAGTGCCCTTGGATATGGTATTTTTACAGAACGGTGTAGTTAAATATATTCAGGCTTCTGCACCTCCTTGTACAAGTCAGCCTTGTCCTACCTATGGCCCAAACACACCAATAGATAAGGTAATTGAACTTCGCTCTGGAAGAGCTGCCGAATTGAACTTGAAAGTGGGCGATACTGTCAAAATCGAGTTTTGA
- a CDS encoding PetM family cytochrome b6-f complex subunit 7: MGGEILNAALLSFGLIFVGWGLGALLLKIQGGEE; the protein is encoded by the coding sequence ATGGGCGGCGAAATATTGAATGCAGCTCTATTGTCTTTCGGTTTAATCTTCGTGGGCTGGGGCTTAGGTGCTTTGTTACTTAAAATTCAGGGCGGAGAAGAATAA
- the pdxA gene encoding 4-hydroxythreonine-4-phosphate dehydrogenase PdxA: protein MYQNNQGNLINFAKENRPRLALTLGDPAGIGPEVILKALADTEISKKYDVTVVGNKDLLVQTYRKLNLTENLAPLANPDELSINDVQLDGEIKGEIISGIGNAASGAASFAYMEYAIAQTLAGKFDAIVTGPIAKSAWKAAGYNYPGQTELLAEKSGVDRFGMLFVARSPHTGWILRTLLATTHIPLRQVADTLTPKLLTQKLDLLVECLEKDFGIENGRIAIAGLNPHSGEQGQLGHEEQDWLIPWLEQERQNRPQLQLDGPIPPDTMWVKPGQAWYGNSLGQNPADGYLALYHDQGLIPVKLMAFDRAVNTSIGLPFVRTSPDHGTAFDIAGKGIADATSMKAAIHLAAELVSQRQI from the coding sequence ATGTATCAAAATAATCAAGGTAATTTAATAAATTTTGCTAAAGAGAATCGTCCGCGCTTGGCGTTGACGCTGGGAGATCCTGCGGGAATTGGGCCAGAAGTGATTTTGAAAGCTTTAGCAGATACGGAAATTAGTAAAAAATATGACGTTACAGTGGTGGGTAACAAGGATTTGCTGGTACAGACTTATCGCAAACTGAATTTAACTGAGAATTTAGCACCTTTGGCAAATCCAGATGAGTTGTCAATTAACGATGTGCAGTTGGATGGGGAAATAAAAGGTGAAATTATCTCAGGAATAGGTAATGCGGCGAGTGGTGCAGCTAGTTTTGCCTATATGGAATACGCGATCGCTCAAACACTCGCTGGTAAATTTGATGCTATTGTCACGGGGCCGATCGCTAAATCTGCTTGGAAAGCCGCAGGATATAATTATCCGGGTCAAACGGAACTTTTGGCAGAAAAATCAGGTGTTGACCGCTTTGGGATGTTATTTGTGGCGCGATCGCCTCATACTGGTTGGATACTCCGCACTTTACTTGCCACCACACATATTCCCTTACGTCAAGTAGCCGATACATTGACACCAAAGTTGCTGACACAAAAACTGGATTTACTGGTGGAGTGTTTGGAGAAAGATTTTGGGATAGAAAATGGGAGAATTGCGATCGCAGGTTTAAATCCCCACAGTGGTGAACAGGGACAACTTGGACATGAAGAACAGGATTGGTTAATTCCTTGGTTGGAGCAAGAGCGGCAAAATCGTCCACAATTGCAACTAGATGGCCCAATACCGCCGGATACGATGTGGGTTAAACCTGGTCAAGCTTGGTATGGAAATTCTTTAGGACAAAATCCTGCTGATGGCTACTTGGCACTTTACCACGACCAAGGCTTAATTCCTGTGAAGCTGATGGCGTTTGATCGGGCAGTTAATACTTCTATAGGTCTTCCTTTTGTTCGGACTTCACCGGATCATGGAACAGCGTTTGATATTGCGGGTAAGGGAATTGCTGATGCTACGAGTATGAAAGCAGCGATACATTTAGCGGCTGAGTTGGTTAGTCAAAGGCAGATATGA